One window from the genome of Jiangella alba encodes:
- a CDS encoding carboxylesterase/lipase family protein — protein sequence MSMRALVRSLSAVAVSTAVLATVAAALPAAAVTALPAAAVTAAPATAAAPAATAAPAVSAAPATAAGVGQPDPGVVRIDAGRLRGTVADDHVRYSAIPYAAPPVGERRWRPPAGVRPWRGVRDAMTPSPYCPQGGMQGVVGQEDCLYLDVTVPARAGRGDRLPVLVWLHGGGFTSGGAREYDAARLATAGDVIVVSVNYRLGALGFLSAPALDTAGGNYGLMDQAAALRWVRRNASRFGGDPGNVTLAGQSAGARSVCAQLASPDARGMFDRAIVQSGACDNPVPDLAAAQAFGERATADLGCADADATGTAAADASGTAADAAGTAGTAAFAAGTADVAGCLRDVAPEQLVRVLARAGTDLTSRVADGPWNPVAGTPSLPVQPGDALRDGSAARVPLLTGAARDEMRAFVVGETVTADDHRAAVTGLFGADAETVLAEYPPGDDPAVALATVLTDWGGRIGACPALRTADAAAVHQPVYAYEFAEDSREVVDGFPMGAFHGLELSYLWDLDMAWDPYPPLDADQQRLSATMIDYWTAFARTGDPNGPGRPVWPEFGATGAVLGLSSAAVAPTPFAADHRCDLWAALPR from the coding sequence ATGTCGATGCGTGCGCTCGTCCGATCCCTGTCCGCCGTCGCCGTCAGCACCGCCGTCCTCGCCACCGTCGCCGCGGCCCTCCCGGCCGCGGCCGTCACCGCCCTCCCGGCCGCGGCCGTCACCGCCGCCCCGGCTACGGCCGCCGCCCCGGCCGCGACCGCAGCCCCGGCCGTCAGCGCCGCCCCGGCTACGGCCGCGGGGGTCGGGCAGCCGGATCCGGGCGTCGTCCGGATCGACGCCGGCCGGCTGCGCGGCACCGTCGCCGACGACCACGTCCGCTACTCCGCCATCCCGTACGCGGCCCCGCCCGTGGGGGAGCGGCGCTGGCGCCCACCCGCCGGGGTGCGGCCGTGGCGCGGGGTCAGGGACGCGATGACGCCGAGCCCGTACTGTCCGCAGGGCGGCATGCAGGGCGTCGTCGGGCAGGAGGACTGCCTGTACCTCGACGTCACCGTGCCGGCGCGCGCCGGGCGCGGCGACCGGCTGCCGGTGCTCGTCTGGCTGCACGGCGGCGGCTTCACCAGCGGCGGCGCCCGCGAGTACGACGCGGCCCGGCTGGCGACCGCCGGCGACGTCATCGTCGTGAGCGTGAACTACCGGCTCGGCGCGCTCGGCTTCCTGTCCGCGCCGGCACTGGACACGGCGGGTGGCAACTACGGGCTGATGGACCAGGCGGCGGCGCTGCGCTGGGTGCGTCGCAACGCGTCCCGGTTCGGCGGCGACCCGGGCAACGTCACGCTGGCCGGGCAGTCGGCGGGGGCCCGCTCGGTGTGCGCCCAGCTCGCCTCGCCGGACGCGCGCGGCATGTTCGACCGGGCGATCGTGCAGAGCGGCGCCTGCGACAACCCTGTGCCCGACCTCGCCGCGGCACAGGCGTTCGGCGAGCGGGCGACGGCCGACCTCGGCTGTGCCGACGCCGACGCCACCGGAACCGCCGCCGCGGACGCCTCCGGAACCGCCGCGGACGCCGCCGGAACCGCCGGAACCGCCGCCTTCGCTGCTGGCACCGCCGACGTGGCGGGCTGCCTGCGCGACGTCGCGCCGGAGCAGCTGGTCCGCGTCCTTGCCCGGGCCGGTACCGATTTGACGTCGCGCGTGGCGGACGGCCCGTGGAACCCGGTCGCCGGGACGCCGTCGCTGCCGGTTCAGCCGGGCGACGCCCTGCGGGACGGGTCGGCGGCGCGGGTGCCGCTGCTGACCGGCGCCGCGCGCGACGAGATGCGCGCGTTCGTCGTCGGCGAGACGGTGACGGCGGACGACCACCGGGCCGCGGTGACCGGCCTGTTCGGCGCCGACGCGGAGACGGTGCTGGCCGAGTACCCGCCGGGCGACGACCCCGCGGTCGCGCTGGCGACCGTGCTCACCGACTGGGGCGGCCGCATCGGCGCCTGCCCGGCGCTTCGCACGGCCGATGCCGCCGCCGTCCACCAGCCGGTCTACGCCTACGAGTTCGCCGAGGACAGCCGCGAGGTCGTGGACGGGTTCCCGATGGGCGCGTTCCACGGGCTGGAGCTGTCGTACCTGTGGGACCTGGACATGGCGTGGGACCCGTACCCGCCGCTCGACGCGGATCAGCAGCGACTGTCGGCGACGATGATCGACTACTGGACGGCGTTCGCGCGCACCGGCGACCCGAACGGCCCCGGCCGGCCGGTCTGGCCCGAGTTCGGTGCGACCGGCGCGGTGCTCGGCCTGTCGTCGGCCGCCGTCGCGCCGACGCCGTTCGCGGCCGATCACCGCTGCGACCTGTGGGCGGCGCTGCCGCGATGA
- a CDS encoding dihydrofolate reductase family protein: MGKVLSHMTMSLDGFIAQPDDSIGELFEWYEAGDVAVDNPNETVRFAVDDASATVLRDLTENVGALIAGRRLFDIADGWGDKHPAGSPVVVVTHQPPADAAERWPTTTFVDGVAAAVERAKAIAGDKDVTIASANVTQQALALGLLDEVCVSLVPVLFGEGIPYFSVLGGGHQLLEDPAVVQGRRALHLRYPVRR, from the coding sequence ATGGGCAAGGTCCTGAGCCACATGACGATGTCCCTCGACGGCTTCATCGCCCAGCCCGACGACAGCATCGGCGAGCTGTTCGAGTGGTACGAAGCCGGCGACGTCGCCGTCGACAACCCCAACGAGACCGTCCGCTTCGCCGTGGACGACGCGAGCGCGACGGTGCTGCGCGACCTGACCGAGAACGTCGGCGCGCTGATCGCCGGGCGCCGGCTGTTCGACATCGCCGACGGCTGGGGCGACAAGCACCCGGCCGGCTCACCCGTCGTGGTGGTGACGCACCAGCCGCCGGCCGACGCCGCCGAACGCTGGCCCACCACCACTTTCGTCGACGGTGTCGCGGCGGCGGTCGAGCGGGCCAAGGCGATCGCCGGAGACAAGGACGTCACGATCGCCAGCGCGAACGTCACGCAGCAGGCGCTGGCCCTCGGCCTGCTCGACGAGGTGTGCGTGAGCCTGGTGCCGGTGCTGTTCGGGGAGGGCATCCCGTACTTCTCGGTCCTCGGTGGCGGCCATCAGCTGCTCGAGGACCCGGCGGTCGTGCAGGGCCGGCGAGCCTTGCACCTGCGCTACCCGGTGCGACGCTAG
- a CDS encoding sugar phosphate isomerase/epimerase family protein — translation MDRLSLNQRTTERWSVAEAVDGCVRAGIGSIGLWREPVQSCGVAAAARMVADAGLRVSSLCRGGFITAFPGPERDAALDDNRRAIEEAALLGADCLVMVVGGLPPGSRDLAGARARVADGIGALVPDAEAAGVQLALEPMHPLYCADRGVLSTLDQALDLAAPFAPSSVGVVVDTFHVWWDPVVEAAIARSAGRISSFQVCDWITPFPADALLSRGMMGDGHIDFRYFRRLVEAAGYDGPIEVEIFNADLWAADPDEVVALMRKRYEEHVLG, via the coding sequence ATGGACCGGTTGTCGTTGAACCAGCGGACCACCGAGCGGTGGTCGGTCGCCGAGGCCGTCGACGGGTGCGTCCGGGCCGGCATCGGGTCGATCGGGCTGTGGCGCGAACCGGTGCAGTCGTGCGGCGTCGCTGCGGCGGCCCGGATGGTCGCCGACGCCGGGCTGCGGGTGTCGTCGCTGTGCCGGGGCGGGTTCATCACCGCGTTTCCCGGCCCCGAGCGCGACGCCGCCCTGGACGACAACCGGCGGGCCATCGAGGAGGCCGCCCTCCTGGGCGCGGACTGCCTCGTCATGGTGGTCGGCGGGCTGCCGCCCGGGTCGCGCGACCTCGCCGGGGCGCGGGCCCGGGTCGCCGACGGCATCGGCGCGCTGGTCCCCGACGCCGAGGCCGCGGGCGTCCAGCTGGCGCTGGAGCCCATGCACCCGCTCTACTGCGCCGACCGCGGCGTGCTGTCGACGCTCGACCAGGCCCTGGACCTCGCGGCCCCCTTCGCCCCGTCGTCCGTCGGCGTCGTCGTCGACACCTTCCACGTCTGGTGGGACCCGGTCGTCGAGGCCGCCATCGCCCGCTCGGCGGGGCGCATCTCGAGCTTCCAGGTCTGCGACTGGATCACCCCCTTCCCCGCCGACGCCCTGCTGTCGCGCGGCATGATGGGCGACGGCCACATCGACTTCCGGTACTTCCGCCGGCTGGTCGAAGCGGCCGGCTACGACGGCCCCATCGAGGTCGAGATCTTCAACGCCGACCTCTGGGCCGCCGACCCCGACGAGGTGGTCGCCCTCATGCGCAAGCGCTACGAGGAACACGTCCTCGGCTGA
- a CDS encoding dihydrodipicolinate synthase family protein produces MTGLDLRLPGADGGLRTYTMSPPGSWERPTAPFTSRVAFAAAHVVADPLGENRPGAPAVVDWEHTLAFRRHLWSYGLGVAEAMDTAQRGMGLDWAATQELIRRSAAEARAAGGRIAAGAGTDHLTGPASLDTVAAAYEEQLGVVEDAGAQVILMASRQLAAVATGPDDYRKVYDRLLAQASAPVILHWLGPMFDPALAGYWGADDVGVAADHVVALIEDHAAKVDGIKVSLLDAAFEEALRPRLPSGVRLYTGDDFNYPALIRGSSDALLGIFAAIAPAASAALQALDRGDVAAYEAAFAPTVPLARQVFGEPTYYYKAGIAFLAWLSGLQPGFVMVGGLQSARSLPHLVRTFELADAAGLFPDPALAAARFTSLLSAYGVV; encoded by the coding sequence GTGACCGGCCTCGACCTGCGGCTGCCGGGCGCGGACGGCGGGCTGCGCACGTACACGATGAGTCCTCCGGGCTCGTGGGAGCGGCCCACGGCGCCGTTCACGTCGCGGGTCGCGTTCGCCGCCGCGCACGTCGTCGCCGACCCGCTGGGCGAGAACCGGCCCGGCGCTCCCGCCGTCGTCGACTGGGAGCACACGCTGGCGTTCCGGCGGCACCTGTGGTCGTACGGCCTGGGCGTCGCCGAGGCGATGGACACCGCGCAGCGCGGCATGGGCCTGGACTGGGCGGCCACGCAGGAGCTGATCCGGCGCAGCGCGGCCGAGGCACGCGCCGCGGGCGGGCGCATCGCGGCCGGCGCCGGCACCGACCACCTCACCGGTCCCGCGTCCCTCGACACCGTCGCGGCCGCCTACGAAGAGCAGCTCGGCGTCGTCGAGGATGCCGGCGCCCAGGTCATCCTCATGGCCAGCCGCCAGCTGGCCGCCGTCGCGACCGGCCCGGACGACTACCGCAAGGTCTACGACCGGTTGCTCGCGCAGGCGTCGGCGCCGGTGATCCTGCACTGGCTGGGACCGATGTTCGACCCCGCGCTGGCCGGCTACTGGGGCGCCGACGACGTCGGCGTCGCGGCCGACCACGTGGTGGCGCTGATCGAGGACCACGCGGCGAAGGTCGACGGCATCAAGGTGTCGCTGCTGGATGCCGCGTTCGAGGAGGCGCTGCGGCCGCGGCTGCCGTCCGGAGTCCGGCTCTACACCGGCGACGACTTCAACTACCCGGCGCTGATCCGCGGCTCGTCCGACGCGCTGCTCGGGATCTTCGCCGCCATCGCCCCCGCGGCGTCGGCGGCGCTGCAGGCGCTGGACCGCGGCGACGTCGCCGCCTACGAGGCCGCCTTCGCACCGACCGTCCCGCTGGCCCGTCAGGTGTTCGGCGAGCCGACCTATTACTACAAGGCCGGCATCGCGTTCCTCGCCTGGCTGTCCGGCCTGCAGCCGGGGTTCGTCATGGTCGGCGGGCTGCAGAGCGCGCGGTCGCTCCCCCACCTGGTGCGCACGTTCGAACTGGCCGACGCGGCCGGGCTGTTCCCGGACCCGGCGCTGGCGGCCGCCCGGTTCACGTCGCTGCTGTCGGCCTACGGGGTGGTGTGA
- a CDS encoding Gfo/Idh/MocA family protein: MAVKSLGVVMNGVTGRMGYRQHLVRSILAINEQGGVELSDGSRVTLDPLLVGRSEEKLRDLATRHGLERWTTDLDTALGDAANVVYFDAQLTSVREEAIVKAIDAGKHVYTEKPVSETVEGALTLAKRARTAGVKNGVVHDKLFLPGLLKLRRLIDSGFFGRILSVRGEFGYWVFEGDWQQAQRPSWNYRSEDGGGIVVDMFCHWDYVLTNLFGRVEAVTARAVTHIPERWDERGRRYDVTADDAAYAIFELAGGAVAQFNSSWAVRVHRDELLELQVDGTLGSAVAGLHHCVIQPRTATPRPTWNPDLADEQRYREQWQDVPDNAPPKNGFMAQWEQFVRHVAEDGPHPYDFLAGARGVRLAQAGLQSSDGGCRVELPELTL, from the coding sequence ATGGCAGTCAAGTCGCTCGGTGTCGTGATGAACGGCGTCACCGGCCGCATGGGTTACCGGCAGCATCTGGTCCGGTCGATCCTCGCGATCAACGAGCAGGGCGGGGTCGAGCTGTCCGACGGCTCCCGCGTCACGCTCGACCCGCTCCTGGTGGGCCGCAGCGAGGAGAAGCTGCGCGACCTCGCGACGCGGCACGGCCTGGAACGGTGGACCACCGACCTCGACACCGCGCTCGGCGACGCCGCCAACGTCGTCTACTTCGACGCCCAGCTGACCTCCGTGCGCGAGGAGGCGATCGTCAAGGCGATCGACGCCGGCAAGCACGTCTACACCGAGAAGCCGGTGTCCGAGACCGTCGAGGGCGCGCTGACGCTGGCCAAGCGGGCCAGGACGGCCGGCGTGAAGAACGGCGTCGTGCACGACAAGCTGTTCCTGCCCGGGCTGCTGAAGCTGCGCCGGCTGATCGACAGCGGGTTCTTCGGCCGCATCCTGTCGGTGCGCGGCGAGTTCGGCTACTGGGTGTTCGAGGGCGACTGGCAGCAGGCGCAGCGGCCCAGCTGGAACTACCGCAGCGAGGACGGCGGCGGCATCGTCGTCGACATGTTCTGCCACTGGGACTACGTGCTGACGAACCTGTTCGGCCGGGTCGAGGCGGTCACCGCGCGCGCCGTCACGCACATCCCGGAGCGGTGGGACGAGCGCGGCCGGCGCTACGACGTCACCGCCGACGACGCCGCCTACGCGATCTTCGAGCTGGCCGGCGGCGCCGTCGCCCAGTTCAACTCGTCGTGGGCGGTGCGCGTGCACCGCGACGAGCTGCTGGAGCTGCAGGTCGACGGCACGCTCGGCAGCGCGGTCGCCGGGCTGCACCACTGCGTCATCCAGCCGCGCACCGCCACGCCGCGGCCGACGTGGAACCCCGACCTCGCCGACGAGCAGCGCTACCGCGAGCAGTGGCAGGACGTCCCCGACAACGCGCCGCCGAAGAACGGCTTCATGGCGCAGTGGGAGCAGTTCGTGCGGCACGTCGCCGAGGACGGCCCGCACCCGTACGACTTCCTCGCCGGCGCCCGCGGGGTGCGGCTCGCGCAGGCCGGGCTGCAGTCGTCCGACGGCGGCTGCCGGGTGGAGCTGCCGGAGCTGACGCTGTGA